Proteins from one Penicillium digitatum chromosome 2, complete sequence genomic window:
- a CDS encoding Vps15p, giving the protein MGQGYSLTTLSAGSAGIDVPELSDLVYEKSMGGGRFMKSIRARQPNGLVFIKVIMKPFPTMELEPYIKIIKRERRLLSDVPNALSYQKIIETATSGYLVRQYIHSSLYDRMSTRPFLEHIEKKWIAFQLLCALRDCHSLDVYHGDIKTENVLVTAWNWLYLSDFSSSFKPTFLPEDNPADFSFFFDISGRRTCYLAPERFSVAVEEPSGSGVNWAMDIFSAGCVIAELFLESPIFNLSQMYKYRKGEYSPEHSQLAKIDDPDIRELILHMIQLEPESRYSADEYLNFWKGKAFPEYFYSFLHQYMSLMTDPSSGRTDVDAELASRGEADERIERIYLDFDKVSYFLGCNTRGVGALSNVPVSKMTGNTLPVRLDLPICGSQISTPQPQSDEGALIFLTLVVSNLRNTSKASARIKACDILLAFAERLSDEAKLDRILPYIMVLLTDRTDAVKVAAIRTLTHLLKMVQVVSPVNAYLFSEYIFPRLQPFVATSNSKPSAMVRAAYASCIASLAQSSLRFLDMIQALRSDTRLAALIPVGFESRWTEDATYHNLYDVARVDLLEYFEVHTKMLLTDTDASVRRAFLGSVSSLCVFFGNLRANEVVLSHLNTYLNDPDWILKCAFFEAVIGVAAYVGSLNLELYILPLMVQSMTEPEEFVVERVIRSLAAMADLGLFQRSTTWDLLDTTVGFLGHPNIWIREAAVQFVVNSAKFLSIADVHSILTPIIRPFLKIKIVVFSDIHMLDALKRPMSRGVYEMALLWASKSEKGVFWKSPSREGMFSLSEPGSFSPRVGQRNPSLNMASQSRNDEDEQWLGRLRNRGMGPEDEFKFLALKDYIWRVSLRQSRETEVHPIPPLNDIVSLTQHGVKPQTVFFDKEIKDQSRAITLDANDGNVEDLRPRTIADALLDASTTIERMPSAQRKHLRSKSQLLNETRRASRVPILDGNDNSSLLSSPVALSPAGRPSSRPLSSPNFNKDPRLSSCRLSPGQDSSLTVNNADSRSLSDRVHKKSNAMGLLSRKDTAKAYAETGTSSTNAFGKVDAPVQRGGTPRPLTPLLSTEHKLTQQMPQKFHAHHSYGGNDPAVLRLLDNVFEENYPTDLFDLGPYVKEVDARQPICSATDQEPSKIWKPEGNLVATFGEHSAPINRVVVAPDHSFFATASDDGTVKIWDTTRLERNLTPRSRQTHRHATGSRVKALTFVENTYTFVSAATDGSIYAVKVDYQKVSQTAARYGKLQIVREYQLPLAEDGSHEYAVWMEHFRDEGQSTLIIATNTCRILALDMKTMLPIYTLENPVHHGTLTTFCCDRRHHWLLVGTTHGILDLWDLRFRVRLKAWGLPGWGAINRIQLHPVKARGRWVCVSSSGSHGNEITVWDIEKFRCREVYRATPLGVGNNGPHSAHHPSRTPYTYPTPVVPSNYEAWRVDGDRPEGMLSRFATNGPEPGTPSSNNSAGDRLGIWAFAVGLNAPGEDKDSNTKCGYIISAGCDRKIRFWDLAQPDLSSIVSGLDVVFDGSASGKPRYEQSQPGPSLLVTTEYLPSSSSTGSSRDTRKGASPRPPRSTVISLQQQMLLKSHLDIIQDVAVLRLPYGMVVSVDRAGMVYIFS; this is encoded by the exons ATGGGACAAGGCTACTCCCTCACAACCCTATCCGCGGGGTCGGCGGGGATCGATGTGCCTGAATTATCGGACCTTGTGTATGAAAAGTCGATGGGGGGTGGCAGGTTCATGAAAAGCATTCGCGCAAGGCAACCAAACGGTCTGGTGTTCATCAAGGTTATCATGAAACCGTTCCCAACCATGGAACTTGAGCCATATATCAAAATAATCAAGA GGGAACGAAGGTTATTATCGGATGTGCCAAATGCGCTAAGCTACCAGAAGATTATTGAGACTGCCACGAGTGGATACCTTGTGCGCCAGTACATCCACAGCTCTCTTTACGATCGAATGAG CACCCGGCCTTTTCTAGAGCATATTGAGAAAAAGTGGATTGCCTTCCAGCTGTTGTGTGCTCTTCGAGATTGCCATTCACTAGATGTGTACCATGGTGATATCAAAACTGAAAACGTTTTGGTCACAGCCTGGAACTGGCTTTATCTTTCTGACTTCTCATCCTCTTTCAAACCCACATTCCTCCCTGAGGATAATCCGGcagatttttctttcttcttcgacATCTCCGGGAGGCGGACCTGTTACTTAGCCCCCGAGCGGTTCTCTGTTGCCGTGGAAGAGCCGAGTGGAAGCGGCGTCAACTGGgcaatggatatcttcaGCGCTGGCTGTGTCATTGCTGAGCTCTTTCTTGAATCGCCAATCTTCAACCTAAGTCAAATGTACAAGTATCGCAAAGGGGAATACAGCCCAGAACACAGTCAACTAGCAAAAATCGATGATCCGGATATCCGGGAGTTGATTCTCCATATGATCCAACTTGAGCCAGAGTCCCGGTACTCGGCAGATGAATATCTGAATTTCTGGAAGGGTAAGGCCTTTCCGGAATACTTCTACAGTTTCCTCCACCAGTATATGTCCCTCATGACCGATCCTTCTTCCGGGCGAACAGATGTTGATGCAGAATTAGCCAGCCGAGGGGAGGCAGACGAACGAATTGAGCGAATTTACCTAGACTTCGATAAAGTATCTTACTTCCTCGGTTGCAACACCCGTGGTGTTGGAGCCCTGTCTAATGTCCCAGTCTCCAAAATGACAGGAAACACTCTTCCTGTGAGGCTAGATCTGCCAATTTGTGGATCCCAAATTTCGACACCGCAACCACAGTCAGACGAGGGTGCTCTGATTTTCCTAACACTTGTGGTATCCAACTTGCGAAACACATCCAAGGCATCGGCTCGTATCAAAGCCTGCGATATCCTTCTTGCATTTGCGGAAAGGCTATCAGATGAAGCTAAATTGGATCGCATTCTTCCATATATCATGGTCTTATTGACCGATCGGACCGATGCTGTCAAAGTCGCTGCGATCCGCACCTTAACCCACTTGCTGAAAATGGTCCAGGTGGTTTCCCCAGTCAATGCTTATCTATTCTCTGAATATATATTTCCAAGGCTCCAGCCTTTTGTTGCTACCTCCAACAGCAAGCCAAGTGCCATGGTGCGTGCGGCATATGCCTCATGCATTGCGTCATTGGCCCAGTCATCCTTGAGGTTTTTGGACATGATCCAAGCATTGCGTTCCGATACCCGTTTGGCTGCGTTGATCCCGGTCGGCTTTGAGTCTCGATGGACTGAGGATGCGACGTATCACAATCTCTATGACGTGGCTCGGGTCGATCTTCTGGAATACTTCGAGGTTCACACAAAAATGCTGTTGACAGACACGGATGCATCAGTTCGGCGGGCCTTCCTGGGCTCTGTGTCCAGCCTCTGTGTCTTTTTTGGTAATCTCAGAGCAAATGAGGTTGTGCTTAGCCATTTGAATACCTACTTGAACGATCCAGACTGGATTTTGAAATGCGCCTTTTTCGAGGCTGTCATCGGCGTTGCCGCCTATGTTGGGAGCCTGAATCTGGAGCTATACATACTGCCGCTGATGGTTCAGTCCATGACTGAACCTGAGGAGTTTGTTGTTGAAAGGGTGATTCGATCTCTGGCAGCCATGGCTGACTTGGGCTTGTTCCAACGATCAACAACGTGGGATCTACTTGATACGACTGTTGGGTTTTTAGGGCATCCGAATATCTGGATTCGAGAGGCAGCAGTCCAGTTCGTGGTTAATTCCGCCAAATTTCTATCAATAGCGGATGTTCACTCTATCCTGACACCCATTATCCGGCCTTTCCTTAAGATCAAAATTGTTGTGTTTTCAGATATCCATATGCTTGATGCACTCAAGCGGCCAATGTCGAGAGGTGTGTACGAAATGGCTCTCCTCTGGGCTTCAAAATCAGAAAAAGGTGTTTTCTGGAAGTCGCCAAGTCGCGAGGGCATGTTCAGCTTGTCTGAACCCGGGTCGTTCAGTCCCCGCGTGGGTCAGCGGAATCCTTCCCTTAATATGGCCTCTCAATCAAGGAATGACGAGGACGAACAATGGCTTGGTCGGTTGCGAAACCGTGGAATGGGCCCAGAGGACGAGTTCAAGTTTCTCGCACTCAAAGACTACATTTGGAGGGTCTCGTTGCGACAATCGAGAGAAACCGAAGTTCACCCAATCCCACCCTTGAACGACATTGTCAGTTTGACACAGCATGGTGTTAAGCCCCAGACTGTGTTCTTTGACAAGGAAATTAAAGACCAGTCGCGAGCAATTACCTTGGATGCAAACGATGGCAACGTTGAAGATCTAAGGCCAAGAACGATCGCAGATGCTTTGCTTGACGCTTCTACAACCATTGAGCGAATGCCCAGTGCTCAGCGCAAGCACTTACGGTCCAAAAGCCAACTTTTGAATGAGACAAGACGTGCCTCGCGTGTTCCTATCTTGGACGGAAATGACAACTCTTCATTATTATCGTCTCCAGTGGCTTTGTCGCCTGCCGGAAGACCTTCGTCTCGTCCATTGTCCTCTCCGAACTTTAATAAGGATCCAAGGCTTTCTAGTTGCCGACTGAGCCCCGGACAAGACAGTTCATTGACAGTAAATAACGCAGATAGCAGGAGTCTATCCGATCGCGTACATAAAAAGTCTAACGCGATGGGTTTGTTGAGTCGCAAAGACACCGCCAAAGCTTACGCTGAGACGGGCACGAGCTCCACAAATGCCTTTGGAAAGGTAGACGCACCGGTCCAAAGAGGAGGCACACCACGTCCATTGACACCAttactctcaaccgagcACAAATTGACTCAACAAATGCCGCAGAAATTCCATGCACACCATTCGTATGGCGGCAACGACCCGGCGGTTCTGCGACTGCTAGATAACGTCTTCGAAGAAAACTACCCGACAGACCTATTTGACCTAGGGCCGTATGTCAAAGAAGTTGACGCCCGCCAGCCGATTTGCAGCGCCACTGATCAAGAACCGAGTAAGATCTGGAAGCCTGAAGGGAATCTGGTCGCGACTTTTGGTGAGCACAGTGCGCCAATCAATCGTGTCGTGGTGGCACCGGATCACTCCTTCTTTGCTACCGCCTCCGATGATGGCACGGTGAAGATTTGGGATACAACTCGTCTGGAAAGGAACTTAACACCTCGATCCCGTCAAACACATCGTCATGCAACAGGCTCGCGTGTGAAAGCTTTGACCTTTGTTGAGAATACCTATACTTTCGTCAGCGCGGCCACCGATGGCAGCATTTATGCCGTTAAAGTGGACTATCAGAAAGTCAGCCAGACAGCTGCTCGATATGGCAAGCTTCAAATTGTTCGCGAATATCAGCTTCCCCTAGCTGAAGACGGATCACACGAGTACGCGGTCTGGATGGAGCACTTCCGCGACGAAGGGCAGTCCACCTTGATTATTGCGACCAACACTTGTCGCATCCTTGCGTTGGACATGAAAACCATGCTGCCGATCTATACACTGGAGAATCCAGTTCATCATGGAACTCTGACTACATTCTGTTGCGACCGCAGACATCACTGGCTGCTAGTCGGCACAACTCATGGGATCCTCGACCTGTGGGACCTCCGGTTTCGTGTGCGGTTGAAGGCATGGGGCCTTCCAGGCTGGGGTGCCATCAACCGGATCCAGTTACATCCCGTCAAGGCCCGCGGACGCTGGGTCTGCGTGTCCAGCAGCGGCAGCCACGGTAATGAAATCACGGTGTGGGATATCGAGAAGTTCCGCTGTCGCGAGGTTTACCGAGCGACCCCACTGGGTGTTGGCAACAATGGCCCCCATAGCGCACATCATCCTTCCCGCACCCCTTACACCTACCCGACCCCCGTCGTGCCGAGTAATTACGAAGCGTGGCGGGTTGATGGGGACCGGCCAGAAGGGATGCTGAGTCGCTTTGCAACCAACGGCCCTGAACCAGGTACCCCGTCTTCCAACAATTCAGCCGGTGATCGACTCGGCATCTGGGCATTTGCGGTCGGCCTCAATGCCCCCGGTGAAGACAAAGACTCCAACACGAAGTGTGGGTACATCATTTCCGCGGGGTGCGACCGGAAGATCCGGTTTTGGGATCTGGCTCAGCCGGATCTCTCCTCGATAGTCAGTGGGCTCGACGTCGTCTTCGATGGTAGTGCCAGTGGCAAGCCACGCTATGAGCAGTCCCAGCCCGGCCCCAGTCTCCTGGTTACTACTGAATACCTCCCCAGTTCATCCAGTACTGGCAGTTCTCGAGATACCAGGAAGGGAGCCAGCCCAAGGCCGCCGCGTAGTACCGTCATCAGCCTACAGCAGCAGATGTTATTGAAAAGCCATTTGGATATTATTCAAGATGTGGCCGTTTTGCGTCTGCCGTATGGAATGGTCGTGAGCGTCGACCGTGCTGGTATGGTGTACATCTTTTCTTAG
- a CDS encoding ion transporter — protein sequence MTGGELCDKESRVEADEVTGRVDTCTRRFNIRRSTSMDSHIDHTEIPVIYTDEPLFDVLPKLSNFISMAVGDMAYTFEQMLHGSQGHRLRQLVHALADDTHNPFIIVALMILKWDFTAATEDDWGLNESRGAACEFVAWQFLCHLNQRETIEFLLEELPTPRRGSANIIESEAGGSGLASFKRDASQIETETTPLLQSSSSFHRLFGDKRITETKSSGTSQGTHRHEETCATQRYSQFLGLNAMEIATIAHAKRFLSQRVVQRVVDGIWKGEIVFWDSLTVNSTKKPHIFNTRTADPYSRLRVPLYRKIFEAAFFVSFLFLYYAVLVERRQEAVGIFEAVMYVWIVAFAYDELSGIIDAGVVFYQMDFWSLWNLSIIAVGIAFVITRVVGLSKDDNRIIELSFDILSLEALFLVPRICSLVSLNSYFGSLIPVLKEMTKAFFKFFPVVVVLYVGFLTTFTMLARDRLSLSTMSHLLVKVFFGSSVLGLDTASEISPIFGYGLMLTFALMTNTLILSSLVSLMSMSLEGVMCHAREEYLFQLAIYVLESSNSRRLTYFMPPLNLIPLLCIRPMRLFLSAGTVRRVRIVLLRATHLPFVALIWAYESKWRHFKRQNSLFPPMSARDQETSENPTGPRCQDPHHPSVVETNRLGPGKAQSVGQQAARELGMGQVGQVPQLADLIDAIERLRTQVEAISQQN from the exons ATGACTGGTGGAGAGCTATGCGATAAGGAAAGTCGGGTTGAGGCCGATGAAGTCACTGGACGCGTCGACACGTGCACAAGGCG GTTCAACATTCGACGTTCAACATCG ATGGATTCACACATTGATCATACGGAAATTCCGGTGATTTACACCGATGAGCCGTTATTCGATGTTCTTCCCAAGCTGTCTAA TTTTATTAGTATGGCTGTGGGTGATATGGCTTACACATTTGAACAAATGCTACACGGATCACAAGGACACCGTCTAAGGCAACTGGTCCATGCTTTGGCAGACGATACTCACAATCCCTTCATCATTGTGGCATTGAT GATTCTGAAATGGGACTTCACCGCTGCGACAGAAGATGACTGGGGACTTAATGAGAGCCGCGGTGCAGCTTGCGAATTTGTTGCCTGGCAATTTCTGTGCCACCTGAACCAGCGCGAGACAATTGAATTTCTGTTAGAAGAGCTACCAACGCCGCGGCGCGGTTCGGCAAATATCATTGAATCCGAAGCAGGTGGCTCTGGCCTGGCATCTTTTAAACGTGATGCAAGCCAGATAGAAACTGAGACCACTCCTCTCTTGCAAAGCTCCTCCTCATTTCATCGTCTTTTTGGCGACAAAAGGATCACAGAGACTAAGTCATCTGGAACATCACAAGGTACACACCGACATGAGGAAACCTGTGCCACCCAGAGATATTCTCAATTTCTTGGATTGAATGCAATGGAGATTGCAACGATTGCCCATGCCAAGAGATTTCTGAGCCAGCGGGTTGTTCAAAGGGTGGTCGATGGTATTTGGAAGGGTGAAATCGTTTTCTGGGATTCTCTGACAGTCAATTCAACTAAGAAACCTCATATTTTCAACACAAG AACGGCTGATCCATATTCACGCCTGAGAGTACCTCTGTACCGGAAAATCTTTGAAGCTGCATTCTTCGTGtctttcctctttctctACTACGCAGTCCTAGTAGAGAGGAGACAAGAGGCCGTTGGCATCTTCGAAGCGGTGATGTACGTATGGATCGTCGCTTTTGCATATGATGAATTGAGTGGAATCATTGATGCCGGAGTTGTTTTCTACCAAATGGATTTCTGGAGTCTCTGGAACCTCAGCATCATTGCTGTTGGAATTGCGTTTGTCATAACAA GGGTCGTCGGGCTATCGAAGGACGACAATCGTATTATTGAGCTCTCATTTGACATTCTTTCCCTGGAGGCTCTTTTTCTTGTACCAAG GATCTGCTCGCTTGTGAGCTTAAATTCATACTTTGGCAGTCTA ATACCAGTATTGAAAGAGATG ACGAAAGCATTCTTCAAGTTCTTTCCGGTGGTGGTAGTATTGTATGTTG GGTTCTTGACCACATTTACTATGCTTGCGCGTGACCGCTTGTCGCTCAGCACAATGTCACATTTGTTAGTGAAAGTGTTCTTTGG ATCGAGTGTTCTTGGACTA GACACCGCGTCTGAA ATCTCCCCCATCTTCGGCTATGGCTTGAT GCTTACTTTCGCTCTCATGACAAATACCCTTATTCTCTCATCCTTGGTTAGTTTGATGAGCATGAGTCTAGAAGGG GTGATGTGCCATGCTCGAGAAGAATACCTTTTCCA GTTGGCAATTTATGTCCTAGAAAGCAGCAATTCTCGACGACTAACATACTTCATGCCACCCCTG AATCTTATTCCCCTCCTTTGCATCCGCCCCATGCGGCTTTTTCTCTCCGCCGGAACCGTTCGCCGCGTGCGCATTGTCTTGCTTCGAGCCACTCATCTCCCATTTGTTGCATTGATATGGGCATATGAATCCAAATGGCGGCATTTCAAACGACAGAACAGCCTGTTTCCCCCAATGTCGGCTCGCGATCAAGAAACTTCTGAAAATCCGACTGGTCCCAGGTGCCAGGACCCACATCACCCCTCCGTAGTTGAAACAAATCGCCTAGGCCCAGGAAAAGCACAAAGTGTGGGTCAACAAGCCGCGCGTGAGCTAGGCATGGGGCAGGTCGGGCAAGTACCGCAGCTTGCGGATCTGATCGACGCGATAGAACGACTCCGAACTCAAGTGGAGGCCATTTCCCAGCAAAATTGA
- a CDS encoding Zinc finger, C2H2-like, which translates to MNRNLVPSITSPRREDIRSRETSSVYSSPIAPSSQAGLSPIGLGISRCEFENTYGQLSVFPPTPTLPSQLISGAPTPTFALSYDDYCSGTDYPPVYNGLVSSASETSLGFYSPPAMSASPSYNPTMEVVPGQNVFPGQMTDIWMHTPCSGSTTPSDVTSVTVASTAAGPCGQSVFPDACISSAMPLFLVNKVSYLGDMGEEIGYDRSPGQIINTGQVMLQPQASVAGTDTLTNLSKRERGSSNDRLLSASGLECPICGAKFTRRSNCKEHQKMHNPDWKNNHPCDDCHKTFGRSSDLKRHMNTVHLGLRRYSCDTCDRRFSRQDSLARHDCIEKHRNAARSTSHAEPSSLMPRQRQRVLDHRRLAS; encoded by the exons ATGAATCGGAATCTAGTCCCCTCAATCACATCCCCGCGAAGAGAGGATATACGGTCTCGAGAAACATCCTCGGTATACTCTTCTCCTATCGCTCCCTCATCCCAAGCAGGGCTTTCTCCTATTGGTCTGGGGATCTCCCGCTGCGAATTCGAGAACACATACGGTCAACTAAGCGTCTTCCCTCCCACGCCTACACTGCCATCACAACTAATCTCTGGGGCGCCCACTCCTACCTTCGCATTATCCTATGACGACTATTGCAGCGGAACAGATTATCCACCAGTTTACAATGGCCTCGTCAGCAGTGCTTCGGAGACTTCGCTGGGATTCTACAGCCCCCCGGCGATGAGTGCATCTCCCAGTTACAACCCTACCATGGAGGTTGTCCCTGGTCAGAATGTCTTTCCTGGCCAAATGACCGACATTTGGATGCACACGCCTTGCTCGGGCTCGACGACGCCATCGGATGTTACTTCGGTCACTGTAGCGAGCACAGCCGCAGGACCCTGCGGGCAGAGTGTCTTTCCAGATGCGTGCATTTCCTCAGCAATGCCCCTATTTCTAGTCAACAAAGTCTCCTACCTTGGGGATATGGGAGAGGAGATTGGATACGACAGATCCCCCGGCCAAATAATCAACACTGGCCAAGTGATGCTGCAACCGCAAGCATCTGTTGCAGGGACTGATACTCTCACCAATTTGAGCAAAAGAGAGCGCGGCTCCTCCAACGACAGGCTTTTGTCTGCCAGTGGCCTGGAATGTCCCATCTGTGGCGCCAAATTCACTCGACGCTCCAACTGCAAGGAGCACCAAAAGATGCACAACCCTGACTGGAAGAACAATCATCCGTGCGATGACTGTCACAAGACTTTTGGCCGAAGCTCTGATCTCAAAAGACACATGAACACC GTTCATCTCGGACTTCGGAGGTACAGCTGTGACACTTGCGATCGGCGTTTCAGTCGCCAGGATAGTCTGGCTCG ACATGATTGTATAGAGAAGCACCGCAACGCTGCGAGGTCTACCAGTCACGCTGAGCCCTCTTCGCTCATGCCCAGGCAGCGCCAGCGGGTGTTGGACCACCGCCGCTTAGCTAGCTAA
- a CDS encoding Major facilitator superfamily domain, general substrate transporter → MSLKSPAEAHVDPATQIIQKEPKRKWVSYIWDTFDKSPEERRLLFKLDSAILTFASLGYFIKYLDQININNAFVSGMKEDLGMYGNELNYMQTCWNIGYVIGEIPSNILLTRVKPRYWIPAMEEVNLAQTRMKLEGRRNREPYTKSKLKKIFSSWHIYLLTLLYVCFNNGAAGSQPIFQQFLKHSKDPVYSISQINSIPTTTPAVQVVTTLAYAWISDTVLNGSRWPPVVFGACVNIISYVSLAVWDIPMGWKWTCYIISGAGFGLSGLLMAWAHEICSEDNEERSLVIGSMNEMAYVFQAWLPLVVWQQVDGPEYRKGFITVTVLSVILIISTFVVRFLHNREKLRQGNQIQEAETEDHSSDSPGRISIETKPIKS, encoded by the exons ATGTCATTGAAATCCCCTGCTGAAGCGCATGTCGATCCAGCGACGCAAATAATTCAGAAAGAACCGAAGCGCAAATGGGTCAGCTACATTTGGGACACATTTGACAAGTCACCAGAGGAGCGTCGCTTGCTTTTCAAATTGGATTCGGCCATTTTAACCTTTGCATCGTTGG GGTATTTTATCAAGTATCTGGATCAGATCAATATCAACAATGCATTTGTCTCTGGAAT GAAGGAAGATCTGGGCATGTACGGCAATGAACTCAACTACATGCAGACATGCTGGAATATTGGATATGTCATTGGAGAAATCCCCAGCAACATTCTCCTGACTCGCGTCAAACCGCGATATTGGATTCCGGCCATGGAG GAGGTCAATCTCGCCCAAACACGAATGAAATTAGAAGGACGACGGAACAGAGAGCCATACACAAAGTCAAAGCTGAAGAAAATCTTCTCGTCGTGGCACATCTATCTTCTAACGTTACTTTATGT ATGCTTCAACAATGGTGCCGCGGGAAGTCAGCCGATCTTCCAACA GTTCCTTAAACACTCCAAAGATCCTGTATATTCAATCAGCCAGATCAATTCGATACCAACCACCACCCCAGCAGTTCAAGTCGTGACAACCCTCGCTTACGCATGGATCTCGGATACTGTTCTAAACGGCAGTCGTTGGCCCCCGGTTGTCTTTGGTGCT TGCGTCAATATCATAAGTTACGTCTCACTGGCAGTTTGGGACATTCCGATGGGATGGAAGTGGACTTGTTACATTATCAGCGGGGCTGGATTCGGACTGAGTGGTCTGTTAATGGC CTGGGCCCATGAAATTTGCTCTGAAGATAACGAAGAGCGCTCCTTGGTTATCGGAAGCATGAACGAAATGGCTTATGTTTTCCAAGCCTGGCTGCCTCTTGTTGTATGGCAGCAAGTTGATGGCCCGGAGTACCGCAAGGGCTTTATCACTGTCACCGTTTTGTCTGTCATCTTGATAATCAGTACTTTCGTTGTTCGTTTCCTCCACAACAGAGAGAAATTGAGACAAGG GAATCAGATTCAGGAAGCAGAGACGGAAGATCATTCCTCGGATTCCCCAGGAAGGATCTCGATTGAGACTAAGCCTATCAAGTCTTGA